The Rhizoctonia solani chromosome 4, complete sequence genome contains a region encoding:
- a CDS encoding major facilitator superfamily transporter, giving the protein MTVALPSIQTELSISQSDLQWPVSVYSLTYGCFLLLSGRLADILGRRLLFLVGTAWFAAFSLGIAFAPSQVALIVLMALLGIGPAANTPAAVGLFGAHFTGRAKEKAFAILGGAQPLGYIGGLVIGGILCQSPVGWRSLFWVQAALGTIFSVMAWYCLPPNHPAPDSEDEHGDNTRKVMLKRLKRIDWVGAALSTAGFGLLTFSLAGAESAPRGWKTPYIPALLCTSVICLVGFVEWERRREQAGKSVLVPLSIFRAPNFGSLLAVAFTAWWSFNALNYYATLFFQSVQLLSPLQTSISFLPLAASGIFLNVLSGLLIHRVRPQFLILVGLVLSVAAAALFAVIKPNVTYWAMSLPFLLLLPGPDLCYSVGTSVGLAVTSAVSTAIQKMAAKRHNTSDLTGPLVLMPGYRGAAWVCFGMAVLAVIISLAKLRHMEIIKHTEANENLEPRTSLAIEMDHMPTIERGEKDGSVAATSV; this is encoded by the exons ATGACTGTCGCACTTCCCTCCATCCAGACCGAACTCTCCATTTCCCAA AGTGATCTCCAGTGGCCGGTTTCAGTGTACTCGCTAACATACGGCTGCTTTCTACTACTATCCGGTAGACTTGCTGACATTCTGGGTCGACGTCTACTGTTTTTGGTCGGAACTGCCTGGTTCGCAGCATTTAGTCTCGGAATCGCATTTGCTCCCTCACAGGTTGCGCTCATAGTTCTTATGGCGCTCCTCGGCATTGGTCCAGCAGCCAATACTCCAGCCGCAGTGGGTCTATTCGGCGCACATTTTACAGGGCGCGCTAAAGAAAAGGCATTTGCCA TTCTAGGTGGCGCACAGCCACTCGGTTATATCGGTGGATTAGTTATCGGTGGAATATTGTGCCAGTCTCCGGTAGGCTGGCGCTCGTTGTTCTGGGTTCAGGCAGCTCTTGGGACGATATTCTCGGTTATGGCTTGGTATTGTCTACCACCCAATCATCCAGCACCGGATTCGGAGGATGAGCATGGGGATAACACTAGGAAGGTTATGCTCAAGCGTCTAAAGAGGATTGACTGGGTTGGCGCTGCTTTGAGTACTGCAGGATTTGGACTACTTACATTCTCACTTGC GGGCGCCGAATCTGCACCCAGGGGATGGAAAACACCATATATTCCCGCACTTCTCTGTACCTCGGTAATTTGCTTAGTCGGATTTGTAGAATGGGAGCGCCGACGTGAACAAGCCGGAAAGTCAGTTCTGGTACCACTGTCTATCTTCCGTGCGCCAAATTTCGGATCTTTACTCGCAGTA GCATTCACAGCTTGGTGGAGCTTCAATGCACTAAACTATTATGCCACTCTCTT TTTCCAATCCGTCCAACTCCTGTCCCCGCTCCAGACTTCTATCAGCTTTTTGCCCTTGGCCGCATCTGGAATTTTC TTGAACGTCTTGTCTGGACTTTTAATACACCGTGTACGACCTCAGTTCCTTATCTTGGTCGGCCTCGTACTCAGCGTT GCGGCTGCAGCGCTATTTGCCGTTATTAAACCCAATGTCACTTACTGGGCAATGAGCCTTCCttttctgcttcttcttcctggACCAGACCTGTGTTATTCG GTAGGAACATCGGTAGGATTGGCTGTAACATCAGCGGTATCCACAGCTATTCAAAAAATGGCTGCCAAACGTCACAACACAAGTGATTTGACTGGTCCTTTAGTTCTCATGCCCGGATACCGTGGCGCTGCGTGGG TATGCTTCGGAATGGCCGTTCTTGCTGTAATCATCTCTTTGGCCAAGCTCCGTCATATGGAGATAATCAAACACACCGAAGCTAACGAGAACTTGGAACCAAGGACTAGCTTGGCTATCGAGATGGATCATATGCCCACCATAGAAAGGGGAGAGAAGGATGGCTCAGTTGCGGCCACCAGTGTGTAG
- a CDS encoding alpha-ketoacid dehydrogenase kinase gives MRVFQEGINPRYMQGLGKYRRSSREADRTRYLTPPARTCFEMSAGFRISSHLWDKIHHFAAFPQTGVSLQQMALFGKNPSQGTLLKASQFLSEELPVRLAHRIRELDELPHNLRDMPSIKKVKNWYAQSFQELIEFPTPRLDKRTRDILNQPPPENTHLPQATENPVMPKLLRAIGSSRYGKDNGNGNGKMRIPMQRLYCSAQSSVVWPPEVYEYNKNFTRALEAIKRRHDPTVTTVAQGVLEWKRSLNIGQLDTEVQGWLDRFYMSRIGIRFLIGQHVALNTQVPHEDYVGIICTKSNVHDIAHEAIENARFVCEEHYALFKGPPVQLICPRDLHFPYVPGHLSHILFELLKNSLRAVVERYGPDNEASYPPIKVVVVEGQEDITIKISDEGGGIPRSSVPLVWGYLFTTMEGQNLDQDFQASDFKAPMAGFGYGLPLSRLYARYFGGDLRLISMEGYGTDVYIHLNRLSSSREALL, from the exons ATGCGTGTGTTTCAAGAGGGAATCAATCCCCG ATATATGCAGGGTCTTGGGAAGTATCGCCGTTCTTCGAGGGAGGCTGACCGTACTAGGTATCTTACCCCACCCG CCCGGACTTGTTTCGAGATGTCGGCTGGATTCAGGATTAGCTCCCACCTTTGGGACAAAATTCACCACTTTGCAGCATTTCCCCAGACTGGAG TTTCGTTGCAGCAGATGGCTCTGTTCGGAAAGAATCCATCCCAAGGAACCTTGCTCAAGGCCAGCCAGTTTCTCTCTG AGGAGCTCCCCGTGAGACTGGCCCACCGTATTCGCGAGCTCGACGAGTTGCCACACAACCTTCGCGATATGCCCTCAATCAAAAAGGTCAAGAACTGGTATGCGCAGTCCTTTCAG GAGTTGATCGAATTCCCCACTCCAAGACTCGATAAGCGCACACGCGATATTCTGAATCAGCCACCGCCCGAGAATACACACTTGCCTCAGGCGACTGAAAATCCCGTCATGCCTAAACTCTTGCGTGCGATTGGATCATCACGATATGGAAAGGACAACGGAAATGGAAACGGAAAGATGCGTATCCCCATGCAGAGACTCTATTGTTCTGCCCAGAGCTCCGTCGTGTGGCCACCCGAGGTATACGAATATAACAAGAATTTCACTCGGGCCCTCGAGGCAATCAAACGAAGACACGACCCCACC GTCACGACTGTTGCACAAGGTGTGCTAGAATGGAAGCGATCTTTGAATATTGGTCAACTGGACACAGAGGTCCAAGGATGGCTTGACCGATTTTACATGTCTCGCATTGGCATCCGATTTCTCATCGGACAAC ATGTTGCCCTCAATACTCAAGTGCCCCATGAAGACTATGTAGGAATCATTTGCACGAAATCT AACGTCCACGACATTGCACACGAAGCTATTGAGAATGCACGATTTGTTTGCGAAGAACATTACGCTCTCTTCAAAGGTCCCCCGGTTCAATTGATCTGCCCGCGTGACCTTCACTTCCCATATGTCCCCGGGCACTTGTCCCACATTCTTTTCGAACTACTGAAGAACTCTCTCCGAGCCGTTGTTGAACGATATGGCCCAGACAATGAAGCCTCTTATCCGCCAATCAAGGTCGTCGTTGTTGAAGGCCAGGAAGACATTACGATCAAGATTTCGGATGAGGGAGGAGGAATCCCAAGAAGTAGTGTACCGCTCGTTTGGGGATATCTGTTCACTACAATGGAGGGACAAAACTTGGACCAGGACTTCCAGGCGAGCGATTTCAAAGCTCCCATGGCTGGATTTGGATATGGGCTGCCTCTATCAAGATTG TACGCGCGATACTTCGGTGGTGATCTGCGATTGATTTCCATGGAAGGATACGGGACGGATGTTTACATCCACCTGAACCGCCTCTCGAGCTCACGCGAGGCTCTCTTGTAA
- a CDS encoding polysaccharide lyase family 8 protein produces MLFRQLLVAAVAALKLELARGQASDQDIQAVYERRLPFIVASSLATPQLVEEHLNTLSENGTWPTVNYATGCDAQRANWPAGIHWNRILILAAAYHGGVNGAEQYVKNPTVRDALSRAMGYWFANDFGTVANGACLDRGGQPAEECPCGTPGLWNTNWYSNVILVPTQVGKTCLLLGDELTPTEYGNCTAITTRAYAPFYRNPPPGFVSGANIIDMASIGISAGLLENNRTGNASRIMDAYERVHNETVVHEKDFVDGIKPDGSFQQHIGIVYDGNYGKDFSNSLLEMELQAADTAFQPNQSVKDAFSSHIGGAQWMTFADTKNNTLHWDYTVIGRMIAFAIADDQASANLKMNLTRVQELGDAWNSTELQKFATDLSKPIETANAGFLTGNRMFWNSDYMVHRTNQTVTTLRMLSNRTKTSECVNTQNPFGFHLSDGAMYQYSNGQEYLDMYATFDWNLVPGTTVDYNATVLNCSATEKAGVTTYAGGVSAGDVGVAAMEYTNPTTRGLSFKKAWFFFKHNVQHVLVNGVSSTSSAPVYSVLDQRLHKGPVYVDGEKVSSGNYCDVDSIWHAGTGYIFPESQGTEIRLEAEKKTGSWKNIGTSVQGNVTKDMFSASIVHDQANLGTPIEQAEWAAPRTIINDGTVSAAIDYESRTLGAAFWNVGGGSVRVPEMGLTVYADRPLTLVLKLTSKEKHSGSVSIADPTHGSGPTRVRLVWSTTTTTTPKSSGMQAYARSCRVKTQHGVAQMHKAYDD; encoded by the exons ATGCTGTTTCGTCAACTGCTTGTTGCAGCGGTGGCTGCCCTTAAACTTGAGCTTGCTCGCGGTCAGGCAAGTGACCAGGATATCCAAGCGGTATATGAGCGTCGATTGCCTTTTATTGTGGCATCGAGTCTGGCGACTCCCCAGTTAGTGGAGGAGCA CCTGAATACACTCAGCGAGAATGGAACGTGGCCGACTGTTAACTATGCAACGGGATGCGATGCTCAACGAGCCAACTGGCCGGCTGGGATCCACTGGAATCGTATTCTCATTCTGGCAGCTGCCTACCATGGCGGAGTTAATGGGGCCGAACAATACGTCAAAAACCCTACAGTGCGCGATGCTCTTTCCCGAGCTATGGGTTACTGGTTTGCCAACGACTTTGGCACCGTTGCCAATGGCGCATGTCTCGATAGAGGCGGTCAACCTGCCGAAGAATGTCCATGTGGAACCCCGGGGCTGTGGAACACCAACTGGTACAG TAACGTTATCCTCGTTCCTACCCAGGTTGGCAAAACGTGCCTCCTGCTTGGCGACGAGCTCACCCCTACGGAATATGGCAATTGCACAGCTATTACTACACGCGCATATGCACCCTTCTATCGTAATCCTCCACCAGGATTCGTGAGCGGCGCAAACATTATCGACATGGCATCGATCGGGATCTCTGCTGGGCTATTGGAAAACAACCGTACGGGCAATGCATCGCGTATTATGGATGCATACGAGCGCGTTCACAATGAG ACTGTTGTACATGAAAAAGATTTCGTAGATGGTATCAAACCCGATGGTTCATTCCAACAACATATTGGAATAGTCTACGATG GAAATTACGGGAAAGACTT CTCTAATTCGCTTCTTGAGATGGAGCTCCAGGCTGCCGATACAGCGTTCCAACCCAACCAATCAGTCAAAGACGCATTCAGCTCTCACATCGGGGGTGCGCAATGGATGACTTTTGCGGATACCAAGAACAATACCTTGCATTGGGACTAT ACCGTGATTGGTCGAATGATTGCATTCGCCATTGCCGATGATCA GGCAAGCGCGAACCTCAAAATGAATTTGACGCGTGTTCAAGAACTCGGCGACGCTTGGAACTCGACTGAATTGCAAAAGTTCGCAACCGATCTGAGCAAACCTATCGAGACTGCGAACGCAGGATTCCTTACGGGTAACCGTATGTTCTGGAACTCGGACTACATG GTCCACCGTACAAACCAAACCGTCACCACTCTTCGAATGCTATCCAACCGCACCAAAACCTCAGAGTGCGTCAACACCCAAAATCCATTTGGTTTCCACCTTTCAGACGGAGCGATGTATCAATATTCCAACGGCCAAGAGTATCTCGATATGTATGCCACCTTTGACTGGAACCTCGTCCCGGGCACAACCGTCGATTACAACGCCACCGTGCTCAACTGCTCGGCTACCGAGAAGGCTGGTGTCACGACCTATGCGGGAGGTGTTAGTGCAGGTGACGTTGGCGTGGCGGCGATGGAATACACCAACCCAACCACCAGAGGGTTGAGTTTCAAGAAGGCTTGGTTCTTTTTCAAGCATAACGTACAGCATGTTCTAGTCAACGGGGTTTCGTCGACTTCTTCTGCTCCGGTTTATTCGGTCCTCGATCAGCGCTTGCACAAGGGTCCCGTTTATGTCGATGGCGAAAAGGTCTCGAGCGGCAACTACTGTGATGTGGATAGTATCTGGCACGCTGGGACTGGGTACATCTTCCCCGAGTCACAGGGAACTGAGATCAGGCTCGAAGCAGAAAAAAAGACGGGCAGTTGGAAGAATATTGGTACAAGCGTGCAAGGAAATGTTACCAAGGACATGTTCTCCGCCTCGATTGTACACGACCAAGCGAATCTGGGCACGCCGATCGA ACAAGCCGAGTGGGCTGCACCCCGGACAATTATCAACGATGGTACTGTGAGCGCCGCGATCGACTACGAGTCCCGCACGCTCGGTGCCGCATTCTGGAACGTCGGCGGAGGATCGGTTCGGGTACCCGAGATGGGCTTGACGGTTTACGCTGACCGGCCGCTCACGCTCGTTCTCAAGCTCACCAGCAAGGAGAAACACAGCGGGAGCGTTTCCATCGCGGATCCCACGCATGGGTCTGGTCCTACGCGTGTGAGACTGGTCTGGTCTACCACGACCACGACCACGCCAAAGTCATCCGGAATGCAAGCGTATGCTCGGTCATGCCGGGTCAAGACGCAACACGGGGTCGCACAGATGCACAAGGCATACGACGACTAA
- a CDS encoding vacuolar protein-sorting-associated protein 39, with protein MAAIDPLEVPPFQLQSLLKDINPHVGDLLDLGQNREPPTPTVSSPLDLFARVSNSAIGKSAARPPQPQVQVNVRCAQALGRDIYVGNSDGTLVRYSLQDQGSSRDRDLYQVTARQILAGRRPIDQIALIPCIARLIVFSAGTLHFYTLPGIEPVPQALIQSMTRVLAFAVDEQVMRLPPPNEQGPPTVEPVGMCVFVRGQIRIFTLRERLMHMRDVPVPSGLTVPRRWGSTLCCADAENYNILGLDQLFFLPVMPLPGLTIPGTLPRIIPSGDGGFVVLQASGEGSIAVFLTAGGDPGGALIEMPCFPIDIALDPPHFIALLPNNTIEIHNYTQQPPKIVQVIPRPEDFAPHGLCMSGGSGYLVSAGERDSKLSTIRIPLTLDHPESKVESQSDENVPEGQPGSGLTPPPTPAPPSKDRAPTSYARSRILLTSNNAVQSLVPTTLLSQAESLLGAGREKDIVRLLDIVRKKTGDEYQDVQIRYIYTQLGYAKLCETHFEEAGNYFFRAEMDARALIRLFPDLCEGLPEYNNPEETIPIFKGLEETVRDMKSVEEIVDLNLAVDTVLARLFAESGETTELLDLIKDSTLLTIGAIEPALVKHRQFQALVTLCAKVGDEAHLISVLAKLHDGQYMDAAAGVKEPFEQAIKILNRTQDVALVHNYGIWVLKHDPALGLKIFTSRTIPKIDDAAVLADMQPINDLAAGRFLEHVVLNKHSSDSNLHNQLAARYLDEAIVTLEKPGVQPLFSEISQEYAKLPPNPFLLYIANSDAMPGVLDIRIKLALFLQGSSLYNPRSIREKLQNSGISEIFAYERAIIDGKLGHHRKALTILVHEVRDSVSAEAYCALGGVVIPPKVANLVGDRRGMQSHAWLVGTGGRRAAPVTEEKRRELLKTLMEVYTLGGEATAIQTAQLLNSQAHNFDAVQVLEAIPDSWSLSVISSFLERSLRRTMHDSREGMILKHISAGQNLIVMDNAMQVIKDEGYVVEEADDDDGDSDAVLRQDPLDLDGPSSLVSEGLKRKEGWSEGDTPIL; from the exons ATGGCGGCTATTGACCCACTGGAGGTTCCGCCTTTCCAACTTCAGTCTTTATTAAAAGATATTAATCCACATGTGGGAGATCTCTTGGATTTGGGTCAAA ATCGGGAGCCACCTACACCCACTGTGAGCAGCCCGCTCGACCTCTTTGCGAGGGTTTCGAACTCCGCGATTGGAAAGTCAGCTGCAAGACCTCCCCAGCCTCAAGTTCAGGTTAATGTTCGATGTGCACAGGCTTTGG GCCGGGATATATATGTGGGAAATTCGGATGGCACACTAGTGAGATATTCGTTACAAGATCAAGGTTCTTCAAGAGAC AGGGATTTGTATCAAGTAACTGCTCGACAAATATTGGCCGGCCGTAGACCGATCGATCAAATCGCATTAATCCCATGTATCGCAAGGCTTATCGTCTTTTCGG CTGGTACTCTGCACTTTTATACGCTGCCAGGAATCGAGCCGGTACCACAGGCACTCATTCAAAGCATGACACGAGTGCTGGCGTTTGCAGTTGACGAACAAGTCATGCGTCTTCCCCCACCCAACGAACAGGGTCCTCCAACCGTTGAGCCCGTCGGCATGTGCGTGTTCGTCCGCGGCCAGATTCGCATATTTACCTTAAGGGAACGGCTTATGCATATGAGG GACGTTCCTGTTCCATCTGGACTGACGGTGCCGCGTCGGTGGGGCTCTACACTATGCTGTGCCGACGCCGAAAACTACAACATACTTGGGTTGGATCAGCTTTTTTTCCTCCCTGTTATGCCGCTTCCAGGTCTAACAATCCCTGGAACTTTGCCTCGTATCATCCCTTCCGGCGATGGTGGATTCGTGGTCTTGCAGGCAAGTGGCGAGGGCAGCATTGCGGTCTTCCTTACTGCTGGTGGAGATCCAGGAGGAGCTTTGATAGAAATGCCTTGCTTTCCGATCGATATTG CCCTTGATCCTCCTCATTTTATTGCGCTCTTACCAAACAACACCATCGAAATCCACAATTATACTCAGCAACCCCCTAAAATTGTACAAGTAATACCCCGGCCTGAAGATTTTGCTCCACATGGGCTTTGTATGAGTGGTGGCTCAGGTTACCTTGTTTCCGCCGGCGAACGTGATTCCAAGCTGAGCACAATTCGGATTCCACTTACGTTGGATCATCCTGAGAGTAAAGTGGAATCTCAATCCGACGAAAACGTTCCAGAGGGTCAGCCCGGTTCCGGTCTCACGCCTCCTCCAACGCCTGCGCCTCCTTCGAAAGATCGCGCTCCAACAAGCTATGCAAGGTCGAGAATTCTTCTAACATCAAACAATGCTGTGCAGTCACTTGTTCCTACAACGCTGTTGTCACAGGCCGAGAGCTTATTAGGAGCGGGTCGTGAAAAGGATATCGTTCGTCTACTGGATATCGTGAGGAAGAAGACGGGTGATGAATACCAG GACGTCCAAATACGCTATATTTATACCCAACTTGGTTATGCAAAACTCTGTGAAACTCATTTCGAAGAGGCTGGGAACTATTTCTTCAGAGCAGAAATGGACGCACGTGCTTTAATTCGGCTGTTCCCTGATTTATGCGAAGGGCTACCCGAATACAACAACCCGGAAGAAACTATACCCATATTCAAAGGTTTAGAGGAAACTGTACGCGATATGAAAAGTGTCGAAGAAATCG TTGACTTGAACTTA GCTGTCGATACAGTATTAGCACGATTGTTCGCTGAATCAGGGGAAACTACCGAGTTACTTGATCTGATCAAGGACTCAACGCTATTAACTATTGGCGCAATTGAACCAGCCCTTGTGAAACACCGACAGTTCCAGGCACTCGTCACGCTCTGTGCTAAAGTTGGCGATGAGGCCCACCTAATTAGTGTTCTAGCTAA ACTTCATGATGGCCAATATATGGACGCAGCGGCGGGAGTAAAAGAGCCCTTTGAGCAAGCTATTAAAATTCTTAACCGAACTCAAGACGTTGCGCTAGTACACAATTATGGTATCTGGGTATTGAAGCATGACCCTGCTCTTGGCCTCAAG ATTTTCACTTCTCGCACCATACCTAAAATAGATGACGCAGCAGTGTTGGCCGACATGCAACCCATCAACGACCTCGCTGCTGGTCGATTCTTGGAGCATGTTGTATTGAATAAGCATAGTTCG GATTCGAATCTACATAACCAACTGGCTGCACGATATTTGGACGAAGCGATCGTTACTCTTGAAAAGCCCGGTGTACAACCTCTATTTTCTGAAATAT CCCAGGAATATGCAAAATTACCACCAAATCCCTTTCTCCTATACATCGCAAATAGTGACGCGATGCCTGGTGTCTTGGATATCCGAATAAAACTTGCTCTCTTCCTACAAGGATCCAGTTTGTACAACCCCCGGTCAATAAGGGAGAAACTTCAAAATTCGGGCATCAGCGAAATCTTTGCATATGAGAGGGCAATTATCGACGGAAAG CTAGGGCATCATCGCAAGGCACTCACAATTCTCGTGCACGAGGTCCGCGATAGCGTATCTGCTGAGGCCTATTGTGCTCTTGGGGGAGTGGTCATTCCACCAAAGGTTGCCAATCTGGTCGGTGATCGCCGTGGAATGCAATCTCATGCTTGGTTAGTTGGTACGGGAGGCAGGCGTGCCGCTCCGGTAACCGAAGAAAAACGGCGGGAGCTCTTGAAAACTCTGATGGAAGTCTATACGCTTGGAGG AGAGGCCACAGCAATCCAAACAGCCCAATTACTTAACTCCCAGGCTCATAATTTTGATGCAGTTCAA GTTCTGGAAGCCATTCCTGATTCTTGGTCTCTCAGTGTTATTTCTTCCTTCTTAGAAAGATCACTTCGGCGAACAATGCACGACTCCAGGGAAGGCATGATATTAAAACATATAAGCGCAGGGCAGAACCTCATT GTTATGGACAACGCAATGCAGGTCATTAAGGATGAAGGTTATGTAGTTGAGGAGGCTGATGATGACGACGGGGATAGCGACGCGGTCTTACGGCAAGATCCCCTCGATCTCGACGGTCCCAGTAGCCTTGTGTCTGAGGGTTTGAAGCGTAAAGAAGGCTGGAGTGAAGGCGACACCCCAATACTATGA
- a CDS encoding cytochrome P450 family protein, with protein MFPAGMSFTATDIVVSVTTLVCFTILYKESQKKSLSLPPGPHRWPVIGSLLSMPSDNNMRETFAEWKRKYGDVVYARVLGQDIVLLNSREAALELLERRSSKYSDRPRLVMASELVGWGDCLAIMRYGERHKRMRKLFHEGLSPKAIEKLGHMIEDEMSRFARKLLETPEDLYRHTRYATNATVLKVTYGYSVKDKCDPILTKAEEAINMFSYVTLPGMWLVDYFPILKYLPWAPFKSKAREWKKLVQECVDMPADFTTEQMVQGKCEPCLISKWFEQADEQPGGKTSEADHFIRWTGTSIYGAATDTTVSSIQTFFLAMIYSPEAQKAAQTEIDHIIGNNRLPKLSDRDSLPYVEAVYKEVLRWQPVAPFAIPHTLEADDDMYHGMRIPGGCVLVPNIWGMSRDPTVYQDPETFKPERFMSTVTHEAELDSQSFIFGFGRRRCPGIHLAQSTLWLAIATVLAVYDITPVLDTDGRPVMPSLKYSQSSIR; from the exons ATGTTTCCAGCCGGGATGTCATTTACTGCTACAGATATCGTTGTTTCTGTGACCACCCTGGTTTGCTTTACCATTCTCTACAAAGAAAGCCAGAAAAAATCGCTCTCGCTACCCCCAGGCCCTCACCGATGGCCAGTTATTGGAAGTCTTCTTTCTATGCCAAGTGACAATAATATGAGGGAGACATTTGCTGAGTGGAAGCGAAAGTACG GCGACGTTGTATACGCCCGAGTGTTGGGTCAGGATATAGTTTTATTAAACTCTAGGGAGGCAGCACTCGAGCTACTCGAGCGTCGGTCATCTAAATATAGTGACCGTCCTCGTCTTGTGATGGCTAGTGAACT AGTTGGCTGGGGTGATTGTCTCGCAATCATGAGATATGGGGAGCGGCATAAGCGTATGAGGAAGCTCTTTCATGAAGGTCTGAGCCCCAAAGCGATAGAG AAACTAGGGCATATGATTGAAGATGAGATGTCTAGGTTTGCCCGAAAGTTGCTCGAGACCCCGGAAGATTTATACAGGCATACACGCTA TGCAACGAACGCAACAGTACTCAAAGTTACGTATGGCTACAGCGTCAAGGATAAATGCGACCCCATTCTTACCAAGGCAGAAGAAGCGATTAATATGTTTTCTTATGTTACGCTTCCTGGAATGTGGCTTGTTGACTACTTTCCTATTT TGAAATATTTACCATGGGCACCTTTCAAATCTAAAGCTCGAGAATGGAAGAAGCTTGTACAAGAGTGTGTTGATATGCCCGCGGACTTCACAACCGAGCAAATG GTCCAAGGAAAATGCGAACCTTGCCTGATCTCCAAATGGTTCGAGCAAGCAGATGAACAGCCAGGGGGAAAGACAAGCGAAGCCGATCACTTTATCAGG TGGACGGGGACGTCGATATATGGGGCGGCGACAGATACG ACTGTCTCGTCTATACAAACATTCTTCCTTGCAATGATTTATTCCCCAGAGGCTCAGAAGGCGGCGCAAACTGAAATTGACCACATCATTGGGAATAACCGTTTACCCAAATTAAGTGACCGAGACTCACTGCCGTATGTGGAGGCTGTGTACAAGGAAGTTCTTAGATGGCAACCAGTTGCTCCTTTTGCGATACCACACACACTTGAAGCGGATGATGATATGTATCATG GGATGCGCATACCTGGAGGCTGTGTACTTGTTCCAAACATATGGGGAATGTCtagggacccaactgttTACCAGGACCCAGAGACGTTCAAGCCGGAGCGTTTCATGAGTACCGTTACCCACGAAGCAGAGCTTGACAGTCAGAGCTTTATTTTTGGCTTTGGTAGGAG GCGCTGTCCTGGAATACATCTCGCACAATCAACTCTTTGGCTGGCTATCGCTACAGTGCTGGCTGTttatgacattacccccgtCCTGGACACTGATGGAAGGCCTGTTATGCCGAGCTTGAAGTATTCTCAATCATCTATAAGGTAG